In Solenopsis invicta isolate M01_SB chromosome 1, UNIL_Sinv_3.0, whole genome shotgun sequence, one genomic interval encodes:
- the LOC113003145 gene encoding uncharacterized protein LOC113003145 has translation MVRSRIALNHVSHPLRIPSFRRTMNMGRAENEGSRVRTEYKSRRIIVRMILNLECSRVAECGRNGAGQSDQRRTVCQQSCFLPRSRCRDGVSKNYNRGHGYFFDFSLL, from the exons ATGGTGCGAAGTCGTATCGCGCTCAATCATGTTTCACATCCTCTCCGTATCCCGAGTTTTCGACGCACGATGAATATGGGAAGGGCCGAGAACGAAGGGTCGCGCGTTCGTACCGAATATAAATCAAGACGAATCATCGTGAGGATGATCTTGAATCTCGAATGTTCGAGAGTTGCGGAATGCGGCCGAAACGGAGCTGGACAAAGCGATCAGCGGCGGACG gtgtgccaacagtcgtGCTTTCTTCCGAGATcccgttgtagagatggcgtctcGAAAAATTATAATCGTGGACATGGCTACTTTTTCGACTTCTCTCTGCTATAA
- the LOC105194794 gene encoding monocarboxylate transporter 9: protein MTMQRVQDQDNGINIKFGPGKPRKGDYRLVSQSPDNNKDSHNGTNKTEKDEVTEEELVPPDGGWGWLVLLAAVMVNLLIPGTIKSFGVLFVEFLDVFDASPAAAAWIPSLCYFLYSSLGPLSSVLSVKYSYRTVTLIGGTFAAAGMMLSYFADSVAFLCVSYGVLVGIGAGLAFPPTVYIVTSYFVRLRGLANGLCISGSALGSIFLPPVLGFLLREYGYRGAVLIMGAVTLNVWASALLYHPVEWHLVPARSSESDAHDNGESMSVTVTSSPEQATEKGNSQLASLSNSTNEKAAPIVPKSASSVALEYYKNTPVQGRTRKISMPTGREISGQMHSTPTLHAVPERGGAVIDSVKSARLARSPLHSPSTSSFNYVSTPYHGSTLSVLHPERASTLTLNAISNTFTRKSTTRQQKQREHDEKDQQNKFFDFSLLKDPIYLVILISNSTNAISYTNFVILLPAYAISLGFDNWDGSLLLSIVSMLDLVGRIGGSALSDIKIMPKHWYFIGGLLASGISLAILPTSGTYIMLSVYCAFFGLASGIYVGITAVIMADMLGTEKLTSSYGISLFVNGVIQLVGPPICGIVFEQIGSYGPIFSILGIILVFGASLWSIVPFIRKRQAALKKPATIDKV from the exons ATGACGATGCAACGGGTTCAAGATCAGGACAATGGGATCAACATCAAGTTCGGCCCGGGCAAACCCCGGAAGGGCGACTACAGGCTGGTGTCGCAGAGCCCCGACAACAATAAGGACAGTCACAATGGGACCAATAAAACAG AGAAAGATGAGGTAACAGAGGAGGAGTTAGTCCCACCGGACGGAGGATGGGGATGGCTGGTGCTCTTAGCCGCCGTCATGGTCAACCTTCTCATCCCCGGCACCATCAAGTCCTTCGGGGTATTGTTCGTCGAATTCCTCGACGTATTTGACGCGTCACCGGCAGCAGCTGCATGGATACCGTCGCTTTGTTACTTCCTGTACAGTTCGCTGG GTCCACTTTCTAGTGTACTTTCAGTCAAATATTCCTATCGTACGGTAACTTTAATTGGGGGAACGTTTGCCGCGGCGGGGATGATGCTGAGCTATTTCGCGGACTCTGTGGCCTTTCTGTGCGTTag TTATGGCGTATTAGTAGGCATAGGTGCTGGATTAGCGTTTCCTCCGACTGTATATATCGTGACATCCTATTTTGTACGGCTACGGGGACTCGCCAATGGGCTTTGCATATCCGGCAGTGCGTTAGGTTCAATATTTCTTCCGCCCGTTTTGGGCTTTCTTCTACGAGAATATGGTTACAG AGGCGCAGTATTAATAATGGGTGCTGTCACGCTAAATGTTTGGGCAAGTGCGCTTTTGTACCATCCAGTAGAATGGCACCTGGTGCCGGCTCGGTCTTCAGAGAGCGACGCGCACGATAATGGAGAGTCCATGTCGGTGACCGTCACCAGCAGCCCCGAGCAAGCGACGGAGAAGGGCAACAGCCAGCTGGCGTCACTGAGCAACTCAACTAATGAGAAGGCTGCACCGATCGTGCCCAAGAGCGCATCGAGCGTCGCTCTGGAATATTACAAGAACACGCCAGTGCAAGGCCGCACGCGAAAGATCAGCATGCCCACTGGACGCGAGATCAGTGGCCAGATGCACAGCACGCCGACGTTGCATGCTGTGCCTGAGCGCGGTGGTGCCGTGATCGATTCTGTTAAATCTGCCAGACTGGCGAGGTCACCGTTGCACTCACCTAGCACATCATCTTTCAACTATGTCAGTACACCATACCACGGTAGCACGTTGTCGGTTCTGCATCCGGAACGTGCATCCACGTTGACGCTAAACGCTATCTCCAATACGTTTACCAGGAAGTCGACGACAAGGCAGCAGAAGCAGCGTGAGCACGACGAGAAGGATCAACAGAACAAATTCTTCGACTTCAGTCTGCTCAAGGATCCCATCTACCTCGTCATCCTCATCTCCAATTCCACCAATGCCATTAGCTATACCAATTTCGTCATTCTGCTGCCGGCGTACGCCATCTCCTTAGGTTTCGACAATTGGGACGGGTCGCTGCTATTATCGATCGTCTCCATGTTGGATCTGGTAGGCCGTATTGGCGGATCCGCTCTCTCCGATATCAAGATCATGCCCAAACATTGGTACTTCATCGGAGGTCTGCTCGCCTCCGGGATCTCTTTGGCCATTCTGCCCACTTCCGGCACATACATCATGCTATCTGTTTATTGCGCTTTCTTCGGTTTAGCCTCTGGCATCTACGTTGGCATCACCGCCGTCATCATGGCCGATATGCTGGGCACAGAAAAACTCACTTCGTCTTACGGCATCTCGTTATTCGTTAACGGAGTTATTCAATTGGTGGGCCCGCCGATTTGCGGTATAGTGTTCGAGCAGATCGGCAGCTATGGACCAATCTTTAGTATACTAGGTATCATTCTAGTGTTTGGCGCGTCTCTTTGGAGCATAGTGCCGTTCATCCGCAAAAGGCAGGCAGCGTTGAAAAAACCCGCCACGATAGATAAAGTATAA
- the LOC105194790 gene encoding COMM domain-containing protein 5, with product MTSSLQTQLFSALGNKTKYLAELKKTFARPLIQLAVKAIELEHIEEGILERISKKYNIPEDLVDEYYAAILTILKIHLRSQCHNTKPAEFKQCLEELKLNSDCVEDLSSVIYGPKQADLLSGLIQRTKFNPQLVSCKWRVDITISSNILNRVLEPNITMEWIFNTGECVTFELSLAKFHQLRHTIATILVALQSLERHSIFKTILSS from the exons ATGACATCTTCTCTTCAAACACAACTTTTTAGTGCTTTAGggaacaaaacaaaatatcttGCGGAATTGAAGAAAACATTCGCACGTCCATTAATACAAC ttgCAGTGAAAGCAATAGAACTGGAGCATATAGAAGAAGGTATACTAGAACGGAtaagtaagaaatataatatacctGAAGACCTTGTAGACGAATATTATGCTGCTAttcttacaattttgaaaatacatCTACGTTCACAATGTCACAACACTAAACCTGCAGAATTTAAGCAATGCTTGGAAGAACTGAA ACTGAATTCAGATTGTGTGGAGGACTTATCCTCTGTGATTTACGGTCCAAAACAAGCAGACCTACTATCAGGCTTAATTCAGAGAACAAAGTTTAATCCACAACTTGTATCTTGCAAATGGCGTGTAGATATCACTATCTCGTCTAA TATATTAAACAGAGTGCTAGAGCCAAATATCACGATGGAATGGATTTTCAATACAGGCGAATGTGTAACGTTTGAATTATCTCTGGCAAAGTTTCACCAACTGAGGCATACTATAGCTACGATCCTTGTTGCATTGCAATCGTTGGAGCGGCACagcatttttaaaactattctgTCTAGTTGA
- the LOC105194789 gene encoding condensin complex subunit 1, with product MVKNFVIPLVKDELLTSHAGQYSVEEITPLRSISQALDGTRSELQANGAHFILNHFDIFFSFVVHGNKVELDICLRAFNRIHKAVETLVDDLEKIFDHGKNITEEEDRETYLCMNNMFAYLFSWFICHIEEQIKIASEANVGKRKKNTKSDIEEEWEQSRQKALELLYRWLQVPLYKIWRPPIVDNSFVMTLAQICYKILEQSRDSKQKHTRQTIFEILGTLIKKYNQGITCVVRIVQLVKLYDTLAIPIAAGVVHMVTDCGCNGLIKEVMNEIGQSEISETDNRNTSIFLENIAISQPNLIIPILDDITDYLSNEFYTMRNCVIGVLGVVVQKALTGEDLTDEQKEQRDECLDNLEEHILDCNAYVRSKVLQTWQHLCCEGAVPLARHGKLLACTALRLEDKSANVRKQALQLLRTLLQSNPFAGKLNCVELSNSLEKETAKLRELQTHIVSVSGRDHEQRFEFWTDLEPDIKAAIKEVLKTNEAQCTDEDENTQENIDPNHAFEHVRQLLLNRKVTEAVTYLWKTCTKLEGAPEINNLPATTKEECLFAFLLKIFVQSEANSTEDKDKDVNDAEKSEQDDNKKEELRLRKRVINYLKNCLEFASELEKAIPMAERLLFSTCAGDAVESCTFLGTAFQFKVTGAANSMHEALFQVFHRDQSVRNNVAAVYKEIYLNTNNDKLSLRQIAVTRANRLIELLKELKPGQSPALTLLIVTWHENGEINSELLQVLWEKFSMKYPDTSPIDSRAALMIITMIAQANSNIATDNLDVLIKIGLGPRAKDDLLLARDTCRILLKLKQTSKDVDKPPLRYPNNHDIFKEILTLLMDFFISAEENAYISFATDALNAIYHLANQPHKLMKELLMNIIEKGQFMKKDTNEVPDVSSTALSKLLYIIGHIAIKELVHLDVSIYKELKRRNTLREMQGKKKKQKSAVSTPDIRPRLANPSLSKNANVRRVSRVKETSMLSEDNGEEALEGAIDDAEAEFVSGALEHEIVTGDGLLVKFVPLILDVCQYPEKYKNENVQAAGSLALSKMMTVSSEFCEQSLQLLITILERTPYPGIRSNMLIGLSDLATRFPNQVEPWSKYIYGRLRDEDVNVRRTCVRMLSNLIMREMIRVKGQVSELALCVIDEDEQIRRDTKEFFVQLSQKGNALYNIIPDILSRLADPQLNLQEKHFQETIKYILGLLQKEKQIDTIIDKICVRFKLAATERQWRDLSYCMSLLQFSGKSIRRLIESLPLLKEKIHYKPVLTALQNIIEQTKKKAEAKNVCIELEEKIQELLETKEDDKMADKDLMPPPSIVPRNKKNVRRSRRKSTSDEDEDDSSDDSEEDADNVPIKSKRRERAEENKKTAVSNSSASPSLKRGKGRERTEENKKTAVSNSSAPPSPKRSKIKKHLQKTLQTEKKSSTRLRK from the exons ATGGTGAAAAATTTCGTGATTCCTTTGGTAAAGGATGAGCTTTTGACGTCACATGCTGGACAGTATTCCGTTGAAGAGATTACACCATTACGGTCAATATCACAGGCCCTGGATG GTACACGATCAGAATTACAAGCAAATGGTGCACACTTTATTCTGAATCACTTTGATATATTTTTCTCCTTCGTTGTTCATGGCAATAAAGTGGAGCTCGACATTTGTTTACGTGCTTTCAACAGAATCCACAAAG CTGTGGAGACACTTGTGGATGAcctggaaaaaatatttgatcatgGCAAAAATATTACAGAGGAAGAGGACAGAGAAACATATTTATGCATGAACAATATGTTCGCATATTTATTTTCATGGTTTATCTGTCATATagaagaacaaataaaaattgcaagcGAGGCTAATGTTGGAAAG CGTAAGAAAAACACAAAATCAGATATTGAAGAAGAATGGGAACAATCTAGACAAAAAGCTTTGGAACTTCTATATCGTTGGCTGCAGGTaccattatataaaatttggaGACCCCCTATTGTCGATAATTCATTTGTAAT GACTTTAGCACAGATATGTTATAAGATATTAGAACAGAGTAGGGATTCTAAGCAAAAACACACAAGACAAACTATATTTGAG ATTCTAGGAACTTTGATTAAAAAGTACAATCAAGGAATAACTTGCGTGGTCAGAATTGTTCAG TTGGTGAAATTGTACGACACACTGGCGATACCCATTGCAGCTGGCGTGGTACATATGGTGACTGATTGCGGCTGCAATGGTTTGATAAAAGAGGTGATGAATGAGATTGGGCAAAGCGAAATTAGCGAAACAGATAACCGCAACACATCCATATTTCTCGAGAATATTGCGATTTCACAGCCTAATCTCATTATTCCTATTCTTGATGATATCACAGATTACCTATCAAATGAG ttttatACAATGAGAAATTGTGTAATTGGAGTCTTGGGTGTTGTGGTGCAAAAAGCACTGACCGGCGAAGATCTCACGGATGAACAGAAAGAGCAACGCGATGAATGTCTGGACAATTTGGAAGAACATATCTTGGATTGTAATGCTTACGTGAGATCAAAGGTGCTTCAGACTTGGCAGCATTTGTGCTGCGAAGGCGCTGTGCCTTTAGCAAGACACGGGAAGCTTTTAGCTTGTACCGCACTACGATTAGAAGATAAGAGCGCAAACGTTCGTAAACAGGCTCTTCAATTGTTGCGTACTCTGTTGCAAAGTAATCCTTTCGCCGGCAAG TTAAATTGCGTTGAACTCTCTAATTCATTGGAAAAGGAAACAGCAAAATTACGAGAACTGCAAACTCACATTGTGAGTGTTAGTGGACGTGATCATGAGCAAAGATTCGAATTTTGGACTGACTTAGAACCAGACATTAAGGCAGCAATAAAGGAAGTTCTAAAAACTAATGAAGCGCAATGTACAGATG aaGATGAGAATACACAAGAGAATATTGATCCAAATCATGCGTTCGAGCATGTaagacaattattattaaaccgAAAAGTTACTGAAGCAGTGACATACCTGTGGAAGACGTGTACGAAGTTGGAGGGAGCTCCTGAAATTAACAATCTTCCTGCTACAACAAAAGAGGAATGTTTATTTGCTTTTTTACTTAAGATTTTTGTACAGTCAGAGGCTAACTCGACAGAGGATAAAGACAAAGATGTAAACGACGCAGAAAAATCAGAGCAAGATGACAACaagaaagaagaattaagaTTACGAAAGCGCgttataaattacttaaaa aATTGTTTGGAGTTTGCGTCCGAGTTAGAGAAAGCGATACCGATGGCGGAAAGATTGTTGTTTTCCACATGTGCTGGCGATGCCGTTGAATCGTGCACATTTTTAGGCACTGCCTTCCAATTCAAAGTAACTGGAGCAGCCAACTCAATGCACGAGGCACTGTTTCAAGTGTTCCATCGGGATCAATCTGTGCGTAATAACGTCGCCGCGGTGTACAAGGAGATTTATCTCAATACGAATAACGACAAACTATCACTCCGTCAAATAGCTGTTACTCGTGCAAATCGTCTGATCGAATTGCTGAAGGAGTTGAAGCCTGGTCAGAGCCCAGCTTTGACTCTGCTGATAGTGACATGGCATGAGAATGGAGAAATAAACAGTGAATTGCTACAG GTATTATGGGAAAAGTTCTCCATGAAGTATCCAGATACATCGCCAATAGATAGCAGAGCCGCATTAATGATAATAACGATGATAGCTCAGGCGAACTCCAATATAGCGACCGATAATCTGGACGTCTTAATAAAGATAGGATTAGGTCCGCGTGCGAAAGACGATCTTCTTTTGGCGCGAGATACTTgcagaattttgttaaaattgaaacaaactAGCAAAGACGTCGATAAACCACCTCTAAG GTATCCTAACAATCATGACATATTCAAAGAGATTTTGACATTATTAATGGATTTTTTTATCAGCGCGGAGGAGAACGCTTATATTTCTTTCGCGACAGATGCACTTAATGCTATATATCAT TTAGCGAATCAACCTCACAAGTTGATGAAGGAATTATTAATGAACATAATCGAGAAGGGtcaatttatgaaaaaagataCGAACGAGGTGCCAGATGTGTCGAGCACTGCGCTCTCCAAATTGCTTTACATAATTGGACACATTGCTATTAAAGAGTTAGTTCACCTGGATGTGTCCATTTACAAGGAACTAAAGCGAAGAAACACGCTACGAGAGATGcaaggtaaaaaaaagaaacagaaaagcGCGGTTTCAACGCCAGATATTAGACCTAGATTGGCGAACCCGTCACTCTCGAAAAACGCAAATGTGCGACGAGTTTCTCGAGTTAAGGAAACCTCGATGCTCAGTGAGGATAATGGTGAAGAAGCCTTAGAGGGTGCGATAGATGACGCCGAGGCGGAGTTTGTGAGTGGTGCACTCGAACATGAAATTGTTACTGGGGATGGCTTACTCGTGAAATTtgt TCCGCTGATATTGGATGTATGCCAGTATcccgaaaaatataaaaacgaaaaCGTACAGGCTGCAGGTTCGCTCGCACTCAGCAAAATGATGACAGTGAGCTCCGAATTTTGCGAACAATCTTTGCAACTTTTGATCACCATATTGGAACGAACGCCGTATCCCGGGATCCGATCAAATATGCTAATCGGATTAAGTGATCTCGCTACTAGATTCCCTAATCAGGTGGAACCATGGTCGAAATACATCTATGGCag actTCGAGATGAGGATGTGAATGTGCGTAGGACATGTGTTCGTATGTTGTCAAATCTGATAATGAGAGAAATGATACGCGTGAAAGGACAGGTTTCAGAATTAGCCCTTTGCGTCATCGATGAGGATGAACAGATACGTCGGGATACGAAGGAATTCTTTGTTCAACTTTCTCAAAAAGGCAACGCCTTATACAATATAATTCCAGATATATTGTCGCGCTTAGCGGATCCTCAATTAAATCTCCAGGAGAAACATTTCCAGGAAACCATTAA ATATATTCTTGGCCTGTTGCAAAAAGAGAAGCAAATCGATACAATAATTGATAAGATTTGTGTTAGATTTAAGTTAGCCGCCACAGAGAGACAGTGGCGTGATCTTTCCTATTGCAtgtcacttttacaattcagtggaaaaa GTATACGACGACTCATCGAAAGCTTGCCGTTATTGAAAGAAAAGATTCATTACAAACCCGTATTAACGGCTTTGCAAAATATAATCGAGCAAACGAAGAAAAAGGCGGAAGCGAAGAATGTTTGTATAGAATTGGAAGAGAAAATACAAGAACTTCTAGAGACTAAAGAAGATGACAAAATGGCAGATAAGGATTTGATGCCACCACCATCTATCGTACCGAGAAACAAGAAAAATGTCCGTCGAAGCAGACGTAAAAGCACGAGCGATGAAGACGAAGACGATAGCTCCGATGACTCTGAGGAAGATGCAGATAATGTACCTATAAAAA GCAAAAGAAGAGAGCGTGcagaggaaaataaaaagacGGCAGTTAGTAATAGCAGTGCTTCACCGTCACTAAAACGAG GCAAAGGAAGAGAGCGTAcagaggaaaataaaaagacGGCAGTTAGTAATAGCAGTGCTCCACCGTCGCCAAAACGAAGTAAAATCAAAAAACATTTGCAAAAAACTCTacagacagaaaaaaaaagttcaactcgattacgtaaataa
- the LOC105194796 gene encoding NADH dehydrogenase [ubiquinone] iron-sulfur protein 3, mitochondrial, with protein sequence MTSILRNCWRLSQSLAAATPKCYGVASPLSIRCNTTTTSDKTEKTEIRPTVRKPSSHVDIDHLINFGRYINDCLPKYIQQVQMAAGDELELLIAPDGIIPILTFLKDHHNTQFVNLADITAIDVPSRQYRFELVYNLLSLRYNSRIRIKTYTDELTPVDSAYSVFQVADWYEREIWDMFGVFFSNHPDLRRILTDYGFEGHPLRKDFPLSGYVEVRYDDECKRIVIEPLELAQEFRKFELAAPWEQFPNFRDAPPAAETISKEK encoded by the exons ATGACGTCGATATTGAGAAACTGCTGGAGACTGTCGCAGAGTTTAGCAGCCGCTACGCCAAAAT GTTATGGTGTCGCTTCTCCATTATCGATAAGATGTAACACCACGACTACCAGCGACAAAACCGAAAAAACTGAGATACGTC ccACAGTACGGAAACCCAGTAGTCATGTTGACATTGATCACCTGATAAATTTTGGCCGTTACATAAACGATTGTCTACCCAAATATATACAACAAGTACAGATGGCCGCTGGCGATGAGCTAGAATTGTTAATCGCCCCTGATGGCATTATCCCTatacttacatttttaaaagaCCATCATAATACACAGTTTGTTAATCTGGCAGATATTACTGCTATAGACGTGCCCAGTAGGCAGTATAGATTTGAG ctTGTCTATAATCTACTGTCGCTGCGATATAACTCGCGTATTAGAATTAAAACATATACCGACGAGTTGACACCAGTTGACTCTGCCTACAGCGTTTTTCAAGTTGCTGACTGGTATGAGCGAGAGATATGGGATATGTTCGGTGTATTCTTCTCGAATCATCCTGATCTTCGTAGAATTCTTACAGACTATGGCTTTGAAGGGCACCCATTAAGAAAAGATTTTCCACTCAGCGGATATGTTGAG GTGCGCTATGACGATGAATGTAAAAGAATAGTAATTGAGCCATTAGAATTGGCCCAGGAATTCCGTAAATTTGAATTAGCCGCTCCGTGGGAACAGTTCCCTAACTTCCGAGATGCTCCACCAGCTGCTGAAACTATTTCAAAGGAAAAATAA